The Pan paniscus chromosome 15, NHGRI_mPanPan1-v2.0_pri, whole genome shotgun sequence genome includes a window with the following:
- the RIOX1 gene encoding ribosomal oxygenase 1 codes for MDGLQASAGPLRRGRLRRRRKPQPHSGSVLALPLRPRKIRKQLRSVVSRMAALRTQTLPSEDSEDSRVESTADDLGDALPGGAAVAAVPDAARREPYGHLGPAELLEASPAARSLQTPPARLVPASAPPARLVEVPAAPVRVVETSALLCTAQHLAAVQSSGAPATASGPQVDNTGGEPAWDSPLRRVLAELNRIPSSRRRAARLFEWLIAPMPPDHFYRRLWEREAVLVRRQDHTYYQGLFSTADLDSMLRNEEVQFGQHLDAARYINGRRETLNPPGRALPAAAWSLYQAGCSLRLLCPQAFSTTVWQFLAVLQEQFGSMAGSNVYLTPPNSQGFAPHYDDIEAFVLQLEGRKLWRVYRPRVPTEELALTSSPNFSQDDLGEPVLQTVLEPGDLLYFPRGFIHQAECQDGVHSLHLTLSTYQRNTWGDFLEAILPLAVQAAMEENVEFRRGLPRDFMDYMGAQHSDSKDPRRTAFMEKVRVLVARLGHFAPVDAVADQRAKDFIHDSLPPVLTDRERALSVYGLPIRWEAGEPVNVGAQLTTETEVHMLQDGIARLVGEGGHLFLYYTVENSRVYHLEEPKCLEIYPQQADAMELLLRSYPEFVRVGELPCDSVEDQLSLATMLYDKGLLLTKMPLALN; via the coding sequence ATGGATGGGCTCCAGGCCAGTGCAGGGCCGTTGAGGCGCGGACGGCTGAGGCGCCGGCGCAAACCCCAGCCACACAGCGGGTCGGTCTTGGCCCTGCCCTTGAGGCCCAGGAAGATACGAAAGCAGCTGCGAAGTGTTGTATCCCGCATGGCAGCGCTGAGGACGCAGACGCTGCCTAGCGAGGACTCGGAGGACTCGAGGGTGGAGTCGACGGCCGACGACCTGGGGGACGCGCTACCCGGTGGGGCGGCGGTGGCGGCCGTCCCGGACGCAGCCCGGCGAGAGCCATACGGCCACCTGGGGCCCGCAGAGCTGCTGGAGGCCTCGCCCGCCGCGCGCTCCCTGCAGACCCCGCCGGCGCGCCTGGTGCCCGCTTCCGCGCCGCCCGCGCGCCTGGTGGAGGTGCCCGCCGCGCCGGTCCGGGTGGTGGAGACCTCGGCCCTGCTGTGCACCGCGCAACACTTAGCGGCCGTCCAGTCGTCCGGGGCCCCTGCGACGGCGTCGGGGCCGCAGGTGGATAACACGGGTGGGGAGCCGGCCTGGGACTCCCCGCTGCGGCGCGTCTTGGCCGAGCTGAACCGCATCCCCAGCAGCCGGCGGCGAGCGGCCCGCCTCTTTGAGTGGCTCATCGCGCCCATGCCGCCAGATCACTTCTACCGGCGCCTATGGGAGCGCGAGGCGGTGCTGGTGCGGCGGCAGGACCACACCTACTACCAGGGACTTTTCTCTACCGCCGACCTGGATTCGATGCTTCGCAACGAGGAGGTGCAGTTCGGCCAGCATTTGGACGCCGCTCGCTACATCAACGGACGACGCGAGACCCTGAACCCACCCGGCCGCGCGCTGCCCGCCGCCGCGTGGTCCCTGTACCAGGCTGGCTGCTCCCTGCGCCTCCTCTGTCCGCAGGCTTTCTCTACCACTGTGTGGCAGTTTTTGGCTGTGCTtcaagagcagtttggaagcatgGCAGGCTCCAACGTTTACCTCACGCCCCCTAACTCGCAGGGCTTTGCCCCCCACTACGACGACATCGAGGCCTTCGTGCTGCAGCTGGAAGGTAGGAAACTCTGGCGTGTATACCGACCCCGAGTCCCAACCGAGGAACTGGCTCTGACATCCAGCCCCAACTTCAGTCAGGACGACCTCGGTGAGCCGGTGCTGCAGACCGTGCTGGAACCTGGAGATTTGCTGTATTTTCCTCGGGGCTTCATTCACCAAGCTGAATGCCAGGATGGAGTCCACTCTCTGCACCTCACCTTGTCCACGTACCAGCGCAATACCTGGGGTGACTTCTTAGAGGCCATACTGCCTCTGGCAGTGCAGGCTGCAATGGAAGAAAATGTGGAGTTTCGGAGGGGTCTGCCCCGAGACTTCATGGATTACATGGGGGCCCAGCATTCAGATTCTAAGGATCCGCGAAGAACCGCTTTCATGGAGAAGGTGCGGGTCTTGGTTGCCCGCCTGGGACACTTTGCTCCTGTTGATGCTGTGGCCGACCAGCGAGCCAAAGACTTCATTCACGATTCTCTGCCCCCTGTTTTGACTGATAGGGAGAGGGCACTAAGTGTTTACGGGCTTCCAATTCGCTGGGAGGCTGGAGAACCTGTAAACGTGGGGGCCCAGTTGACAACAGAAACAGAAGTCCATATGCTTCAGGATGGGATAGCTCGGCTGGTGGGTGAGGGGGGCCATTTGTTTCTCTATTACACAGTGGAAAACTCCCGTGTGTATCATCTGGAAGAACCCAAGTGCTTGGAAATATACCCTCAGCAAGCTGATGCCATGGAACTGTTGCTTCGTTCTTATCCAGAGTTTGTGAGAGTGGGGGAACTGCCCTGTGACAGTGTGGAGGACCAGCTTTCCTTGGCAACTATGTTGTATGATAAGGGGCTGCTGCTCACTAAGATGCCTCTAGCCCTAAATTAG